TGGTCTACCCCACATCTGAAGCCGAAGCGCTTTATTCAACCCTCATCCCCATTCTCGACCGTCACAATGAAGTTATGCTTGAGGGATTTTCCGACGAAGAAAAAGTACAAATAGGGGCCATGCTCGACCGCATTGCCACCAATGTACAAAAAGAACTCATTGGAGAAAGGGATAAATGATTTCGGAAAAAGAACGGACTGCCTGCCTCTGGGCCATCACGGTCACCCAGTTTTCACTGGTATTCATGCTGTCATCCGTAGCTGTCGCCATCCCGTCCCTAGGCAAGGAATTCGGCGCGACCGCCGCACAGCTCGGTCTAGTTGAATCAGGGTACATTTCGGCAGTCGCCATGCTTCTCTTTCCGGTGACACGACTGGCCGACATGACCGGGCGAGGCTTTGTCTTCGTCTGTGGGATGATTATTTTCACTACTGTAAGTCTGATTTTGCCTCTGTCTCAATCAATAGAACACTTCATCATCCTTCGTGTATTCCAAGGCGGTGGCGGCGCCATGATGGTCACAACCGGACTGGCCATTCTCGCTGATCTTTTTACAGGTCCACGCAGATCAATGGCTCTGGGGATCGCTTCGGCGGGCGTCTATGTCGGCCTATCCGCTGGCCCATGGCTTGGCGGCATAATCGCCACTACCATGGGATGGCGAGCCATTTTCTATATCGGTGCCGTGCCCTGCGCGATCTGCCTCGTGCTTACCCTGATTGTCCTACCAGTCAAACCGCAGCGAAAAAAATGCCCCCCCTTTGACTGGGGCGGCGCGATCCTTATCGCCATGGGTATGGTCCTGCTCTCTCAAGGCGGTTCCCACTTCCACCTCATGACAGGCAAAATCATGCTCACAGGCGGCGTGCTGGCACTGGCCGCCTTTGCCTTCTGGGAAAAACGTGTCAAAGCCCCGCTACTGGACATGACCCTGTTCAGCACCAATCCGTCTTTTGCACTTGGCAATACGGTGCAGTTCATCAGCTATGCCGCGACATTCGGCATCACCTTTCTGCTTTCACTCTACCTTCAGATAGTACAGGGCATGACACCAAGTGAAGCTGGAATAGTATTGATGGCCCAACCGATCATGCAGACACTTTTTTCTCCGATCAGCGGCAAACTCTGCCAGCGATGGGCAGCGCACCACATCGCCACTGTGGGCATGCTCTTTGCCACAGCGGGACTGGCCGGTGCCATTTTCATTGGAGGGAGTGGAGCACTCTGGCTCATCATTTCCGTACTTGGCCTCTGCGGTACTGGCAGTGCCATCTTTGCGACAGCCAACACCGCCGTCATCATGGGAGCAGTAGAAAAGGAAAACTACGGAATTGCATCCGCCATGGTGGCGGGTATGCGGACCACCGGCATGACTATCAGCCTGGTATTCATCAGTGCAGTTCTGGCAACCATGGTTGGCCCAACCGCCCTGCACTCGGACAACGCCGCCGCATTTGTCGAGGCCATGGATATCTCGTTCATCACGTTGACAGCATTCAGCGCCCTTGGTGTGATACTGTCAGCACGGGCGAAACTCAAAAACAGAAAATAGATGCATATAAAAAACCCCGTCATCAGCAGGTGGCGGGGTTTGAATCAACAGCCTATTGTATTTGTTTGCGTTCATTCATGATCTGTTCGATTTCTCTGGCAAAATTTTCGGTAAGTTCCTGACCATGGGGACCAAGTTTCTTTGAGAAAGCAAGGTGAAGTGAGACCTCAGGCAAAGCCAATACAGCTTCAACCTGATCACCATCCTTGATTTTATTCAAATAAAACGCACCGGTCTGTTTGTATCCCAGTCCTAGATCAAACCGACGTTCAGCAATCATTTTATAGAGGGTGTCACCGTCTTTGACGACTCGAAGCTCTCCAGTTAACATCTCAAGCACATCGCCACCATAACTATACCCCCGAATGACACCGACAACGAGTCCACGAGTGTCCTCCAGAGAATTCACGGTCACCCCGCTTTGCGAATGCGCAAAGAGAACAGGCCCGTCAAAAGCGTACGAGATTGAGGGAAAATACAGATATTCCTGCCTTTCCTTGGTCTTGACGACGGTCAAGATGCCATCAACACCGCGGAACTTGCTTTCTTCCATGGCACGGATAAAAGGACGTGCAATGAAGACCGTCTTCACGCCCAACCTCTTTCCGGCTTCCCGAACCCAATCAACCATCAGCCCCTGAGCCTTTCCATTCTCCGTATAGTTCAGCGGAGGATACTCATCATATGCCAAAATCACTTGTTCAGCTCCGGCCAGGACCGGAAACAGAAACAGCGTGATGAAAACACATAAAATGCATTGAAAAGACACAACTTTTTTCATATAGTAATTATGCGGGAATATTCGCAATATGTCAAATACGCACGTACATATCATAAGACTGTTTATGGAGAATCTACTAAAAAAACTGTTCGGCCAGTCCGGGGCATGAGGGGTTGGTAATCATGCCCCGGACGAAGCCGAAGTACAGGGGTGGAGGTATGCCTTAATCGTAGGTCGAAAGATTCGAATCGGAAATAGTTTCAGGGCGGTCAGTATGACCGCCCTGATCGTTTTTTGCAGTTACAGCATACTAAAGAATGCCGTCTTCACCAGTTCTGATACGCAGGGCTTTGCTGAGTTCCTGTACAAAGATAACACCATCGCCTTCAGTACCTGTCTGTCCGGAGGACTGGATGGCCTCGATAGCCAGAGCTTCGAAATCATCATTCACACCAATTTCAAGACGGACCTTCTTGAGCAGATTCACTTCCATCTGCACACCGCGATACGTTTCCGTGAATCCCTTCTGACGACCGGAACCGAGGATATTGGTCACGGACAAGGAGTATATCTCCTTGGCGTACAGAGCCTGCTTCACATCATTGAGCTTTTCGGGCCTGATATATGCTATTATGAGCTTCATTATCTTATTCTCCTATATTTATACTGTCTGATAATTTTCTTGCTATCCGGCTCAGCCTTACTCGTTAGAGAAAAGCTGGAAACCGTTGTACGATTCTGAACCGTGTTCCGCGATATCAAGACCCTTGAGTTCTTCTTCCTTCTCGACACGAAGACCGAAAACAGCCTTGACGATGGTCATGAGGATAAAACCAGTACCGAACGCCCAGACAAAGAAGGTTCCAACTCCAATGAGCTGAACCCCGAGCTGCGCCACGCCGCCGCCATAGAACAGGCCGCCGTCAGTGTTGAACAGACCACAGGCGATAGTTCCCCAGGCTCCGCACACGCCGTGAACGGAAGAGGCACCAACCGGATCGTCGATCTTCAGAACCTTGTCGATGAATTCGATGGACAGAACAACAAGGACACCTGCGATCAAACCGATAGCAATGGAAGAAATCGGTGTGACAGTTGCGCATCCGGCAGTGATACCGACCAAGCCAGCCAACGCGCCGTTGAAAGTCATGGAGATGTCAGGCTTGTTGTAACGCAACCAGGAGATCGCCATGGCGCCGAGCACACCGGCTGCAGCTG
The genomic region above belongs to uncultured Pseudodesulfovibrio sp. and contains:
- a CDS encoding MFS transporter, whose product is MISEKERTACLWAITVTQFSLVFMLSSVAVAIPSLGKEFGATAAQLGLVESGYISAVAMLLFPVTRLADMTGRGFVFVCGMIIFTTVSLILPLSQSIEHFIILRVFQGGGGAMMVTTGLAILADLFTGPRRSMALGIASAGVYVGLSAGPWLGGIIATTMGWRAIFYIGAVPCAICLVLTLIVLPVKPQRKKCPPFDWGGAILIAMGMVLLSQGGSHFHLMTGKIMLTGGVLALAAFAFWEKRVKAPLLDMTLFSTNPSFALGNTVQFISYAATFGITFLLSLYLQIVQGMTPSEAGIVLMAQPIMQTLFSPISGKLCQRWAAHHIATVGMLFATAGLAGAIFIGGSGALWLIISVLGLCGTGSAIFATANTAVIMGAVEKENYGIASAMVAGMRTTGMTISLVFISAVLATMVGPTALHSDNAAAFVEAMDISFITLTAFSALGVILSARAKLKNRK
- a CDS encoding P-II family nitrogen regulator; this encodes MKLIIAYIRPEKLNDVKQALYAKEIYSLSVTNILGSGRQKGFTETYRGVQMEVNLLKKVRLEIGVNDDFEALAIEAIQSSGQTGTEGDGVIFVQELSKALRIRTGEDGIL
- a CDS encoding transporter substrate-binding domain-containing protein: MKKVVSFQCILCVFITLFLFPVLAGAEQVILAYDEYPPLNYTENGKAQGLMVDWVREAGKRLGVKTVFIARPFIRAMEESKFRGVDGILTVVKTKERQEYLYFPSISYAFDGPVLFAHSQSGVTVNSLEDTRGLVVGVIRGYSYGGDVLEMLTGELRVVKDGDTLYKMIAERRFDLGLGYKQTGAFYLNKIKDGDQVEAVLALPEVSLHLAFSKKLGPHGQELTENFAREIEQIMNERKQIQ